The following is a genomic window from Pseudothermotoga thermarum DSM 5069.
AGCTCTCTTGTCATGTCTTCTGCCTCTGGGATTTGCTGGAAAATCCTGCGTTTAAGCTCTGAAAAATTCTTTGTAAAGGTAACATAATCTGCAGATAAATCAATAGAAAGATAGTTTGCAAAACGGGTCGGCACGACTATCAAATCGTATTCGGGAGCATCGTTGACTTTCCCAAAGAAGTATCCAACTCCATCTTCTCCTGTTACCCTTCCTCTGAATTTGTATTTGACAAAGTAAAAATCCATTATTTTATCACTCCTTGGCTAGAACATAGCCGCCAGATGGTACGACGTTCGTTGCAAAATCTTCTTTTTTCACCGAAATACCTATCACGCAATTTTTTCCAATTCTGCATTTTGCCGGAATGGTTGAATACATGCCTACCACAGTTATCCTACCAGTGTAAACCTCAGGATCCAATTGGTTAACGGCATCTTCTCCCTCTCCTATTACAACCTCATCTTCTATAACCACATTTTCAGCTATTATGGCATCGACAATTTTGCAGTTTTTACCAATGTGAACGTTTGTCATAACAACGCTGTTTTTCACATAAGAATTTTCACCTATGTAGACACCTTGGAAAATCACGCTTCCTTCAACTGTTCCGTGGATCTCACATCCTTCGCTTATTATAGAATTCACTATTTTGGAGTTTGGAGAGCAGTATGCAGGTGGCATCTCCTCAGTTTGCGTGAAAAACCTCCAGTGTCTATCGTAAAGATTGAGCGGTGGTACTGGCCTGGTCAATTCCAAATTGCTTTCCCAATAAGATTGAATTGTTCCAACATCACGCCAATAACCTTCGAATTTGAAAGCGAAAATTCTTTCACCGTTTTTAACCATTTTCGGAATAATGTCCTTTCCAAAATCGTGTGAGCTTTTTTCATCATGTGCATCCTCGATTAAATGCTTTTTCAAAAAGTCCCAGTTGAAAACATAAATACCCAAAGAAACTAAATTTGATCTTGGCTTTGGTGGTTTTTCCTCAAAATCGACTATTCTGAAGTTCAAATCGGTTATCATTGTTCCAAATCTGCTGGCTTCCTCTATGGGAACTTCCATGCACGCTATAGTTCCGTCTGCTCCTTTCATTATGTGAAAATCTATCATATCGTTGTAATCCATCGCATAGACATGATCACCAGAAAGGATCAACACGTAATCAGGAGAATGCGAATCAACGTATTCAATGTTTTGATAAACCGCATCAGCAGTACCTTTGTACCACCCCGCAACTCCTCCTAGATAAGGCGGCAAGATCGTAACTCCTCCCTTTTTTCTGTCAAGATCCCAAGGTCTGCCTATGCCGATGTGACTTGTGAGAATGTGAGGGCGATACTGCGTCAAAACTCCAACGGTGTATATACCAGAATTTACACAGTTGCTGAGGGTAAAATCTATCAACCTGTATTTTCCACCAAAAGGAACAGCGGGTTTGGCTATTTTTTCCGTCAAGACCCCCAACCTTTTGCCATGCCCACCAGCCAAGATCAAAGCGACAACTTTTCTCATAAAGATCACCTCAGAGAACCGCTCTTTTTTCCAAAACAGCCAAACTTTCTTGTTGACCTATCAGCTTCATCTCTTGCCTGATCAAAACTTCTTTATCGAGTATTGCATTTTTGACGACTGCTCCTTCCTCTATAACCGTGTCTTGCATTACCACGGCGTTTTGAACAACAGCGCCTGCCTTTACAACAACTCCGCGGAACAAAACAGAGTTTTCAACGTATCCATTGACAATGCAACCATCTGAAACAATGCTGTTTCTGACAACAGTGGTACTTCCTATTTTTGGTGGTGGAAGATCTTTTAACTTTGTATAAACCTTTCCATACTTGTAAAACAACTCATCCCTAATTTCTTTCTTAAGACCGTCCATGTTTATTCTGAAATATTCGTTTATGCCTTTTTTGACGTTTCTCCAATATCCTTTGAAGAGATATCCATTTACCCTAAGTCTGTCCAACTCTGAAATGATTATGTTCAAAAGATCCGTTTCACCTTTGGTCACGTAAGCGTACAAAAGTTCCATGAGAAGATATTTGTTCATGAAATAGATTCCCAAGAAAGCCAAATTGCCTTTTGGATTTTTTGGTTTTTCCTCTATTTCAACGATTCTATGTCCGTTCATTTGCACAATTCCATACTGACTCAAGTTGTATGTTTCATCCAGTTCCTTAACAAGAAGGGTGATATCCGCATCGGTTGCAAAGTGAAAATCAAAAACCTCTGTAAAATCTATTTTGTAGATGTGATCTCCTGAACCAATCAAAACGTAATCTTCTTCTCCACGCCTTAAAAGCGTCATGTTTTGAAAAATTGCATCGGCGGTGCCTTTGTACCAATATTGACCCTCCGCGCTCACGTAAGGTTGCAAGATAAATAGGCCACCGTTCTTCCTGTCAAGATCCCATTCCTTTCCCGAGCCAAGATGGTCCATCAAACTCCTTGGGTTGTACTGCGTTAAAACACCAACCTTCTTTATACCGGCATTTACCATGTTGCTCAAAGTAAAGTCTATGGCGCGGTATTTACCAAAAACCGGTAAAGCAGCGCTTGCTCTTTTCAGAACAAGTGGACCCAGATTCTCACCGGCACCACCTGCAAGTATCAATCCAAGGACTTTCAAGATAATCCCTCCATGAGTTTATTTTACCATCATCTAGACAGAAAAAACCGATGTTGTACAATTTTCAAGGAGGTATTTTCATGTGGTATCCAGGGCACATGGCAAAGGCTGCAAGAATGTTAGAGAAAATTAAAAAACACATAGACCTTTTCGTGGAGCTTTTGGATGCAAGAGCCCCGATTGCAACTCGTTCTTACGATAGAAACATAATCAAAGGCAAAAGAAACGTGATTTTGTTGACAAAATCCGATCTAGCCGATCCTGTTTTGACACAGAAATGGAAAAAGTTTTTCGAATCAAAGGGCGAAAACGTTTTCGTTGTAGATAAAAACTCTTCAAGACAAAGTTTGATCAACTTCATATCGAAATTTGCCCCAAAAAACTCGTTGATAGCCATAGTCGGTTGTCCAAACGTTGGGAAATCCACCGTGATAAACAAACTCAAAGGAACAAGGTCTGCAAAGGTTGGAGCTGTACCTGGAATTACCCGTGGATTACAGTGGTTTTCAGTTGAAGATCTTTTCAGAGTTCTGGATACACCTGGATTGCTCTTACCAAAAATTTCTGAGATTGAAACGGCGGCAAAACTTTTGCTTGTGGGATCTCTTCCGCTTGAATTGACCCCACCAGAAGTTCTTCAGAAAGCCTACGAGATATACGCAAAATTGACAAAGAAGGATTCTGTTTCGTTCGATGAATTCATCGAAGCTTATGCTTTGGAAAAAAAGATGTTGGCAAAAGGTGGGGTGTTGGACAAAGAGAGAGCTATTGTTAGTTTTTTCAACAACATTTCTCAAGGAAAAATTGGTAGAATCACTTTTGAAATACCACAGGAGGCGATAGAAGATAAAAGCGATAGTTTACCTTCCGCTTGATCCAGAAAAAGCGAAAATTTCAAATTTACCGATTAAGCTGCCAGTATTGGTTGAAGATTTACCTTTGATCATCGAAGCAAACCAAATTCCTTTGGACGTGATCGTTCGAGGACTCGAAGCTCAGTATGAATTAACAAAGGACGAATACTATGCGAGTTATTTGGTTTACTTTTACTACGAAAAACTCAAAGAAGCTCTAAACAAAGAAGATCTTCAAAAAGCCGAAGAATACCTTGAAAAGGCTGGAAAAATTTCCAAAGATTATCGCTACGATTTCTTCAAAGCTTTGATTGCGGCAAAGGTAAAGGACTATGAATCGGCTGAAATTTTTCTAAGGTCCTGCCTTTCCAAACACGACAAATTTTCCTTAGCTTACTTTGAACTTGGCAATATTTTGATGGCAAAAAAGGAATATGAAGATGCCATCTTGCAGTATCAAAAAGCTTTTGAATGCGACAAAAATTTCCTATTACCCTTGTTGAAAATCGGTGATTGTTATGTGGAAATGGGCGAACTAAGACAAGCTCAAGATTTTTATCAGGCTATTGTTCAACGTGATCCAGAATTTCAACAAGCCCACGCGAGGTTAGGAGTAGTCTTGAACCTGCTTCAGAAATTTTCCCACGCTGAGAAAGCTTTGAAAAAAGCCATTCAACTTGATCCAGAAGATCTAAACAGCACCTTTAATTTGTGCTACACGCTCACCAAGCTTGGAAAACATTTCGAGGCTTTACAGCTTTTGAAGAAGTTGGTTGAAAAAGATCCAAACAACGTGGCGTTCTTGGTTGAGTATGCTCTTGAACTTAGAAGGGTAGGACTTTACGAAGAAGCCGTTGAAACAATAGAAAAAGCATACCAACTTAGCCAGGAATCGTACGTTGCCTACAACCGCGCGATACTGACACTTTTCGTGGACTTCCAGCGCGGCATCAAAATGTTGAAAGATTTGTCCGAAGAGTACTCTGGAAAAGCGGAGGAACTGGAAAATTTCTTAAGATTTTGGAAGCCAAAGTTAAAACCAGTTGGAATAATCGAACAAAAACTAGAGTTGATAAAAAAATCCATGCATCTTGGGAAATTGAATTTGGTGCGGCTAGCTCATCTTTTACCAGTTTCAGAAAGAATAATCGCACTAAGACAAGGTATCGTTCCAGGTTACGATACCGACGTTGACACTGTAAAAGACATTGAGCTAGTGATCGCAACGATATTTGCCAGCAACTTCGATCCCATTGAAATAGAAAAGAACGCTACAAAGATATCCGTTGGTTTGTATGGCAGCGGAATAATGCTAGCAGTTGCAATAGCCCTTGCGAGATTGTACATATTCATCGAATCAAACGAGGTTTTCAATCTTCAGGAATTTTTGAGAGAATGCATCCCAGACATTCAAGAATACCATTGGAACTTAGCTTTGAGAATGTCCAGATTGGAGGAAGAAGAGAGCTTCAGTTTTGAAGAAATAGATTTTGACAAAATCGAAACTGGTTCAGACTTTTTGATAACCTTGATCAAAACCTTGGCTACAGAACCTTCGCTGCAAGAGGTTGAAACTATATCCAACGAGGTCTTCAAGGATACAATAAAAAGCTTTCTGAAAAAAGAGTGATGGAGGTGATTCTGTGAACTACGACAGACAGGAAATTCTAAAAGAACTAGTTCAACCAGCTCAAACCAAGATAGTGCTTCTTGTGATGGATGGCGTAGGTGATATTCCACAAGACTCAACTGGAACGGCCCTTCAAATGGCTAAAAAACCGAATTTGGATGCCTTGGCGCAAAAATCCGATCTTGGACAAACCATTCCCGTTTTGCCTGGTATAACTCCTGGAAGTGGTCCTGGACATTTGAGCTTGTTCGGCTATGATCCGATCAAGTATCAAATTGGAAGAGGTATCCTTGAGGCACTTGGGAGCAACGTGGATGTTGGAGAAAAAGACGTTGTGGCAAGGGCAAACTTCGCTACGGTGAAAGATGGTGTAGTTGTTGACAGAAGAGCAGGTAGACCGAGTACAGAGGAAAGTGCAAAGGTTGTGGCTAAACTTGCTGAACAGATTAAAAAGATCGAAGATGTTGAGATTCGATTTTATCCTGGCAAAGAACACCGTTTTGTGGTGAAGTTTACGGGAGAAGATCTTGACGATCAACTTACCGATGCCGATCCTCAAAAAGATGGCAAACCGATTGTTTACACAGAACCGTTGCGACCTCAGGCAGAAAAAACCGCAAAGATAGTCAATCAATTGATGAACAAAATAGCCGAAGTGCTCAAAGATGAACCGAAGATGAACTTTGCTTTGATCAGGGGATTTTCGAAATATCCAAAACTTCCGCTTTTCCCAGAGGTCTACAAATTGAAAGCTGCAGCGATAGCAACTTATCCAATGTATCGTGGAATAGCAAAACTAGTGGGAATGGAAGTTTTGGAAACAGGATCAACGGTGGAAGACGAAATAAAGACTTTGAAAGAAAACTGGGAAAAGTACGACTTTTTCTACCTGCACGTTAAAAAAACCGATTCTTACGGTGAAGATGGCAATTTGCAAGATAAGGTGCACGTCATAGAAGAAGTTGATCGATTTATACCCGAGATTTTGTCCTTAAATCCAGATGTTTTCGTTGTAACCGGTGATCATTCCACACCTGCTGCCTTGAAATCACACAGCTGGCACCCTGTTCCGTTCATGATTTACTCAAAATATACCAGAAGAGGTTTGAGCAAAGCCTTTGATGAATTCGAATGCGCCCGCGGATCACTTGGAACCTTTTACGCAATCGATGCAATGGGGTTGATCCTAGCCCACGCGCTTAGACTCGAAAAGTTCGGCGCATGAGATATGCCTGGCTGATTTGTTTCATAGGCTTGATGACTGGGGTGATAATAACCCCAGTCATCTTTTTGCTTCTTTTACCGTTGATTTTTGTTAGAAAAAACTACATCAAACTATACGTTGTTTGTGTTGCATTAGGATTTTTGCTTTCACAAGGTTCAAAACTGAACAAAGAAATCGAAGTGGTTGGGTTTGTGACTGTGAAAAAATCGAATTACTGCATTGCAACCAATGTTAGGTACTATCAAAATGGAAAGTGGAAACGGTTGAAACACGATTTGAAAATACTTGAGGCGAAAATCGAAGCTGGTAAGGAATTTTACGCATTTGGAAATATTTCAACAACCTTTTCTTACCCAAGGTATGTTCTTAAACCTATATTCTGCGAAACTTCACCATACACCGCCAAAGGTTTGTGGAAAATTTTATCCATCTTGCAAGATTGGAAGAAAGACCAACAAAAACTCATAGAAGAAGCTTTACCGAACCACGCTAAAACAATCAACGGATTAATTTTCAGCGATGGTAATTTTGATAAAGCCGAATCGGAAAAGATAGCGAAAAGTGGTCTTGGACATTTGTTCGCGGTATCTGGCCTTCACGTTGGAATAGTTTACGCGGCTTTTGAAATTTTGATCAGCTTTTTTACCTACAAGTTCTATCTTAGAAGATCCATAAGCACAATCTTTGCGATTTTGTTTGCCCTTTCAACGGGTCCAACCCCATCTGCACTCAGAGCAGCGTTAATGCTTGCGATTTGGAATCTTTTTAAGATCTTGGATTATCCCATAGAACCACTGAACGTGTTGGGAATAGTTGGAGCCGTTAATATTTTGCTTGAACCATACTCTGTGTTATCGCTATCTTTCTTGATGAGCTATTCAGCCACTGGTGCAATTTTATTTTTCCTTCCAAAGTTGAAAAAGTCTTCAAAATTGCTTCAACCTTTCGCTGTATCCTTGTCGGCTTTTCTAGGTGTGGCGCCTTTTTTGAGCCTGTTTTCGTACGTTAACTTTTTATCTCCTTTTGTTGGAATCGTTGCAACGTTTGCAATTACTCCTTTGCTTTGGGGAATTTGTACTTCGCTTGTTCTTAACCTCATAGGACTTAGATCATTAGCACTTTTAACAACGAAGGGCACGTGGCCCTTCGCTTTTGTTGCTGAAAAACTTTTGGATTTTTCACTGATTTTTCCATCAGTTCACTTTGGTATTTTCGGTTATGTGTTGTTTGTTGGAATACTGCTGTTTTCAGTTTGGCATTTTGGGCACAAACCGTAAAATTTTATGTCGTGATAATCTATGATATATCCAGTTTTGCTTGCAACGTTTTTAACCAACTCGTTGACAAGTTTTTCATCTATCTCGGCAATGTTTCCACAGTTTTTACAGATTATATGTTGATGCAAGGTATCTTTATTTTGAGCTGCCAATTCGTACCTGTATATTCCCTCTCCAAACTCAAGTTTTCTTAGAAAACCTAACTTTGAAAGCAATTCAACCGTCCTATAGACCGTTGCCTTGCTTATTCTGTACCTTTTTTCGATGAGTTTTCTATAAACATCCTCAGCTCCGAGATGTTTTTCATCGGACTCTGCAAAGATTTTTAAAATTATTTCCCTTTGGGCGGTCATTCTATACTTTTTTGAACGCAATTCTTTTCTTAAAGCTTCATAAATGAACAACTTCTTTACCTCCCTTCATGCGTTCATGATAGGTTTTATGTCTATCTTCCATCCGGTCAACTTTGCTGCCAGTCTTGCGTTCTGCCCACCTTTCCCAATCGCAAGCGAAAGCTGAGTGGGTGGAACAAGAACTCTTGCCACTTTTTTCTCGCTGTCAAGTATTTCAACGTTTACAACCGATGCAGGTGCAAGTGCATTTGCTATCAACTGCCTTGAATCGTCTGACCACTTGAATATATCCACCTTTTCACCTTTCAGTTCTCTCAGTACAGCTGCAATTCTACCTCCACCTTCTCCAATGCAAGCTCCAACTGGATCAACCTGTGGGTTGGTCGAAACAACGGCAACTTTCGTCCTTATGCCAGGCTCTCTCGCGATCGCCACAACTTTAACTATACCGGCTTCCACTTCTGGTACTTCCAATCTAAGCAGTCCAATCACAAACTCTGGACAAGCTCTGGAGACGATCAGTTTTGGACCTTTCTTGTCCTTTACAACTTCCTGAACGTAAACTTTCACCAAATCACCAGGTTTGAAAGTCTCGTCGTCTATCCATTCTTTTTTCAAAAGCCTTGTTTCAAGCTTTCCAATCCTCAAATCAACCCAATCGGGTGTAACCCTTATGACCTCTGCCGTCGTGATGTTTCCAGCAAGCTGGCTGTAGTATTCATACTGCTTCTCCTTTTCAAGTTCACGAATTCTCTGTATCAAAACTTGTTTAGCAGTTTGAGCGGCTATTCTTCCAAAATTTTTCACGTTGATTTTTTTGTACACTTTCTGCCCAATTTCTGCAGAAGGGTTTATCTTCCTTGCCTCTTCAAGCGAAATTTGAGTGAGAGGATCTTTTGGCTCTTCCACGACTTCGAAAACTTGGAATAACTGGATATCCCCAGTCATTGGATCTATCTTCACTTCAACGTTTTTCGCTGTACCAAAGTTCTTCTTGTAAGCGCTCACCAAAGCTTTTTCTAAGATTGATATAACCTCGTCCTTTGCTATACCCTTTTCTTGTTCAAGTTGATCAAGTGCTTCCAAAAGATTTATGTTCATGCTTCATCCCTCCTTAGAATTCAACTTCAAGCCTTGCTTTTTTTATCTGCGACAGTTTCAAAACTACCTCTCCTTGATCAGTGTTGACTTTTAGTTCATCTTCAGATAACTCTCCTATATGACCTGTTACAACCTTCCCTTCACTTAACCAAAACTTTGCAAGTCTTCCAGCAAAACGTTTGTAATCTTTAGGGCCTCGAAGCGGCCTGTCCAAACCCGGTGACGAGACCTCAAGGATATAGCTTGTCGGTATCAAATCCTCGTGAAGGTCTAAATATTTTCCAACCTCATTCGAAACTTGTTCACACTGGCGGATGCTGACATACCCATTTGGATCGTCTATGACGATCTTTAAAGTCCACTTTCCTCTCTGTTTTGTGAAAGACATGTCAAAAAGTTCTAGTCCAAAACCTTCCAGTATATCCACAACAACGGGTCTAAGTTTTTCAACGATTTCTTCCACAAAAATCACCTCCTTATTGAAAAACCGGGACATACGTCCCGGTACCTGTTTGGCGGAGAGGGTGGGATTTGAACCCACGGGTGGGTTTTGCCCACCACACGCTCTCCAGGCGTGCGCCTTAGACCGCTCGGCCACCTCTCCGTTAAATGATGGTGTATCTCAAAGTATACACATAAATTTATACCATATTAAAACAAAATAGGCAAGTCCAAATGTCTAGGTGAAAGATTTTTCACCGCTGTTGAATATATTTTATACGCTCTCTTGATTTTTTTGAAGTATAATGTAAAATATTTTGAGGTAGCACTTTAAAAAGGGGTGAGCACATACTAAAACAAAGTAAAAAAACCAGCAACCTTTTACTTTTTGTCACGGGAAGATTTGAATCACTTCTTGGATGGTCGGCTTTGATGGTAGCTTTACCGTTGTACATCCTTGATCTGACTGGTTCTGGAACGATGATGGGAATTTTCACCCTTGTGGGAAGCCTGCCAAGATTCTTCATACCTTCATACTCCCTTTTGCCGGTGTGATAGGAGATAGACTCAACAGAAAGCATCTGATGGTTTACCTTGATCTTGCCAAGGGGCTTGCTTTGACAATCGCCTTTTTGTTTGCAACAATGAACAGGTTGAATTTCTCTGCGTTACTCATTTTTTATGGGATATTTGGAATCATAAGTGCACTTTTTGACGCGCCAACTTCTGCGATGCTCGCAGATTTGGTTGAACCTGAAAAATTAAGGCAAGCAGCTTCTTTGAATTCCGCAGCTGCTTCAATAGCTCAAATGATTGGACCGGCAATTGGTGGAGTTCTCTATGGACTGGCAGGGATCAAAAATGTCTTGCTTTTTACCGCAATCTTTTATTTTCTGTCCGCATTGAGTGAGATGTTTATTAAATACGAGTACAGAAAGAGAGGCGGAAAGATCAGGGTATTCAAAGAAATCAGCGAAAGCGTCAAATTCTTGCTCAGACACAGAGGACTGAAGTTCCTTTTCGCATTTGCAGCAGCGTTAAACTTCTTTTCCGCGCCATTTTTTGCTGTCATTTTTCCTTACCTTTTTAGACAAGAACTTTGCTTTCCACCTCAGGCTTTCGGTGTACTTCAAACGATGCTTATGGTGGGAGTACTTTTCGGTAGCATACTGACAGGAACAGTATTTTCAAAAACAAGTTCAAGAAAACTCATCACCCTGGGCTTGATATCCCAAACATTTTTGGGTTGTATCGTTACAATAACGCTTTGGTGGCTAAGTTCAGCAGGATTAGCTTTGATTGCGACAATTTCCTATTCATCATTTGTTGTCATGGGTATCCTGAATATGATGGTAAACATTCCAATAAACGCTAATCTACAACTTTTGATACCATCCGAAATGCGCTCGAGAGTGCTGTCTACTCTGACTTTTGTTGCAAGCGGCTTGACTCCGCTTGGATCGTTGATAGGAGGCTTGCTTATAGACAAGATGAATGTGTTTGCACTTCTTCTTGTTTTGAATTTGATACTCTTTGGAATTTCTATGATTTTCGTTTCCACCGCGCCTAAGGAAGCTTTCTTAGCGTCCGAGGTTCAAGAAGCATCTGGTTGAACAAATCAAAAATGTGTAGAATATTTCTTGAGGTGATTGTTATGAGAACGAACAAAGACAAACTTGTCATGATCTCTGTTCAAGGTACGATAGCCAAGCCCGAGCATACCGGAAGACATTCGGTTGCACATGACGGAACCCCTTTTATGTTACCTGGTACCGGTGGTATAACTTACAACGTCAGGGTTGGAGATCCTGTTTTCGGTTGGGCTGCAGATCACGTTGAACCAGGTGTTTCAACAATTCTTGACCAAGAAAAAAGAGAATCACCAACAAACCGTGGCTACAACTTCTATGCATGCATTGGTAATGAAGCGAAGGTTGTTACGGGAGATGCGAAGGGAGCCAAAGGCGTGGTGATAGGTCACCACGGTGGAGCAGAACACGTGTTGATCGATTTCCCAGAAGAAGTCTTGGAAAAACTAACTTTGGACGACAAAATATTGATAAAAGCTTTCGGTCAGGGTTTGAAGCTCCTTGATTATCCGGATGTACACGTTTACAACATCGATCCAAATTTGCTTGAAAAATTTGGAATCATCGAGAAAAATGGGGAATTACACATTCCAGTTGTTGCCGTCGTACCAGCATTCTTGATGGGCTCAGGGATTGGATCAA
Proteins encoded in this region:
- a CDS encoding glucose-1-phosphate adenylyltransferase is translated as MRKVVALILAGGHGKRLGVLTEKIAKPAVPFGGKYRLIDFTLSNCVNSGIYTVGVLTQYRPHILTSHIGIGRPWDLDRKKGGVTILPPYLGGVAGWYKGTADAVYQNIEYVDSHSPDYVLILSGDHVYAMDYNDMIDFHIMKGADGTIACMEVPIEEASRFGTMITDLNFRIVDFEEKPPKPRSNLVSLGIYVFNWDFLKKHLIEDAHDEKSSHDFGKDIIPKMVKNGERIFAFKFEGYWRDVGTIQSYWESNLELTRPVPPLNLYDRHWRFFTQTEEMPPAYCSPNSKIVNSIISEGCEIHGTVEGSVIFQGVYIGENSYVKNSVVMTNVHIGKNCKIVDAIIAENVVIEDEVVIGEGEDAVNQLDPEVYTGRITVVGMYSTIPAKCRIGKNCVIGISVKKEDFATNVVPSGGYVLAKE
- the glgD gene encoding glucose-1-phosphate adenylyltransferase subunit GlgD, whose translation is MKVLGLILAGGAGENLGPLVLKRASAALPVFGKYRAIDFTLSNMVNAGIKKVGVLTQYNPRSLMDHLGSGKEWDLDRKNGGLFILQPYVSAEGQYWYKGTADAIFQNMTLLRRGEEDYVLIGSGDHIYKIDFTEVFDFHFATDADITLLVKELDETYNLSQYGIVQMNGHRIVEIEEKPKNPKGNLAFLGIYFMNKYLLMELLYAYVTKGETDLLNIIISELDRLRVNGYLFKGYWRNVKKGINEYFRINMDGLKKEIRDELFYKYGKVYTKLKDLPPPKIGSTTVVRNSIVSDGCIVNGYVENSVLFRGVVVKAGAVVQNAVVMQDTVIEEGAVVKNAILDKEVLIRQEMKLIGQQESLAVLEKRAVL
- a CDS encoding GTPase: MWYPGHMAKAARMLEKIKKHIDLFVELLDARAPIATRSYDRNIIKGKRNVILLTKSDLADPVLTQKWKKFFESKGENVFVVDKNSSRQSLINFISKFAPKNSLIAIVGCPNVGKSTVINKLKGTRSAKVGAVPGITRGLQWFSVEDLFRVLDTPGLLLPKISEIETAAKLLLVGSLPLELTPPEVLQKAYEIYAKLTKKDSVSFDEFIEAYALEKKMLAKGGVLDKERAIVSFFNNISQGKIGRITFEIPQEAIEDKSDSLPSA
- a CDS encoding tetratricopeptide repeat protein, which produces MIIEANQIPLDVIVRGLEAQYELTKDEYYASYLVYFYYEKLKEALNKEDLQKAEEYLEKAGKISKDYRYDFFKALIAAKVKDYESAEIFLRSCLSKHDKFSLAYFELGNILMAKKEYEDAILQYQKAFECDKNFLLPLLKIGDCYVEMGELRQAQDFYQAIVQRDPEFQQAHARLGVVLNLLQKFSHAEKALKKAIQLDPEDLNSTFNLCYTLTKLGKHFEALQLLKKLVEKDPNNVAFLVEYALELRRVGLYEEAVETIEKAYQLSQESYVAYNRAILTLFVDFQRGIKMLKDLSEEYSGKAEELENFLRFWKPKLKPVGIIEQKLELIKKSMHLGKLNLVRLAHLLPVSERIIALRQGIVPGYDTDVDTVKDIELVIATIFASNFDPIEIEKNATKISVGLYGSGIMLAVAIALARLYIFIESNEVFNLQEFLRECIPDIQEYHWNLALRMSRLEEEESFSFEEIDFDKIETGSDFLITLIKTLATEPSLQEVETISNEVFKDTIKSFLKKE
- a CDS encoding 2,3-bisphosphoglycerate-independent phosphoglycerate mutase, which codes for MNYDRQEILKELVQPAQTKIVLLVMDGVGDIPQDSTGTALQMAKKPNLDALAQKSDLGQTIPVLPGITPGSGPGHLSLFGYDPIKYQIGRGILEALGSNVDVGEKDVVARANFATVKDGVVVDRRAGRPSTEESAKVVAKLAEQIKKIEDVEIRFYPGKEHRFVVKFTGEDLDDQLTDADPQKDGKPIVYTEPLRPQAEKTAKIVNQLMNKIAEVLKDEPKMNFALIRGFSKYPKLPLFPEVYKLKAAAIATYPMYRGIAKLVGMEVLETGSTVEDEIKTLKENWEKYDFFYLHVKKTDSYGEDGNLQDKVHVIEEVDRFIPEILSLNPDVFVVTGDHSTPAALKSHSWHPVPFMIYSKYTRRGLSKAFDEFECARGSLGTFYAIDAMGLILAHALRLEKFGA
- a CDS encoding ComEC/Rec2 family competence protein, producing the protein MRYAWLICFIGLMTGVIITPVIFLLLLPLIFVRKNYIKLYVVCVALGFLLSQGSKLNKEIEVVGFVTVKKSNYCIATNVRYYQNGKWKRLKHDLKILEAKIEAGKEFYAFGNISTTFSYPRYVLKPIFCETSPYTAKGLWKILSILQDWKKDQQKLIEEALPNHAKTINGLIFSDGNFDKAESEKIAKSGLGHLFAVSGLHVGIVYAAFEILISFFTYKFYLRRSISTIFAILFALSTGPTPSALRAALMLAIWNLFKILDYPIEPLNVLGIVGAVNILLEPYSVLSLSFLMSYSATGAILFFLPKLKKSSKLLQPFAVSLSAFLGVAPFLSLFSYVNFLSPFVGIVATFAITPLLWGICTSLVLNLIGLRSLALLTTKGTWPFAFVAEKLLDFSLIFPSVHFGIFGYVLFVGILLFSVWHFGHKP
- a CDS encoding Fur family transcriptional regulator; this encodes MFIYEALRKELRSKKYRMTAQREIILKIFAESDEKHLGAEDVYRKLIEKRYRISKATVYRTVELLSKLGFLRKLEFGEGIYRYELAAQNKDTLHQHIICKNCGNIAEIDEKLVNELVKNVASKTGYIIDYHDIKFYGLCPKCQTENSSIPTNNT
- the nusA gene encoding transcription termination factor NusA gives rise to the protein MNINLLEALDQLEQEKGIAKDEVISILEKALVSAYKKNFGTAKNVEVKIDPMTGDIQLFQVFEVVEEPKDPLTQISLEEARKINPSAEIGQKVYKKINVKNFGRIAAQTAKQVLIQRIRELEKEKQYEYYSQLAGNITTAEVIRVTPDWVDLRIGKLETRLLKKEWIDDETFKPGDLVKVYVQEVVKDKKGPKLIVSRACPEFVIGLLRLEVPEVEAGIVKVVAIAREPGIRTKVAVVSTNPQVDPVGACIGEGGGRIAAVLRELKGEKVDIFKWSDDSRQLIANALAPASVVNVEILDSEKKVARVLVPPTQLSLAIGKGGQNARLAAKLTGWKIDIKPIMNA
- a CDS encoding ribosome maturation factor, producing MEEIVEKLRPVVVDILEGFGLELFDMSFTKQRGKWTLKIVIDDPNGYVSIRQCEQVSNEVGKYLDLHEDLIPTSYILEVSSPGLDRPLRGPKDYKRFAGRLAKFWLSEGKVVTGHIGELSEDELKVNTDQGEVVLKLSQIKKARLEVEF
- a CDS encoding MFS transporter; this encodes MIGDRLNRKHLMVYLDLAKGLALTIAFLFATMNRLNFSALLIFYGIFGIISALFDAPTSAMLADLVEPEKLRQAASLNSAAASIAQMIGPAIGGVLYGLAGIKNVLLFTAIFYFLSALSEMFIKYEYRKRGGKIRVFKEISESVKFLLRHRGLKFLFAFAAALNFFSAPFFAVIFPYLFRQELCFPPQAFGVLQTMLMVGVLFGSILTGTVFSKTSSRKLITLGLISQTFLGCIVTITLWWLSSAGLALIATISYSSFVVMGILNMMVNIPINANLQLLIPSEMRSRVLSTLTFVASGLTPLGSLIGGLLIDKMNVFALLLVLNLILFGISMIFVSTAPKEAFLASEVQEASG